The Mangifera indica cultivar Alphonso chromosome 8, CATAS_Mindica_2.1, whole genome shotgun sequence genome has a window encoding:
- the LOC123224395 gene encoding polygalacturonase-like: MAKLTNLAILLLFALSLISTAEAHESAVVDITKFGAVDGGCITEALTSAWREACQSPIPSRVFIPPGNYTLGKVCLEGPCKSSIEVEVKGTIKSVNHPSDEFWIEFNIITGFKLFGGGIFDGDGAKTWEICEASDDGCKKKSTGLNFNNITDGTIENITSLNAKHFHMGVVDSTDVCLSHLTIIAPAESPNTDGIHIGHSTNVNVSDSWIATGDDCIGFVGGTKHITVSNVICGPGHGISVGSLGKYPDEGPLSHITVRDCRFNNTDNGVRIKTWPDRYENSASDLHFENIIMYNVSNPIIIDQNYCGGKKCSKGQSKVKLNNIIFRNITGTSADPCAVTLACSTGTCEGVELSEINLAPAVAAEKLISECKNVQPNVVGRMNPPACTGPVEISGKLGGGGDKVGTNNSTVTGSVEIGG, encoded by the exons ATGGCGAAATTGACAAATCTCGCTATTCTTTTGTTATTTGCGTTGTCGTTGATATCAACAGCTGAAGCTCATGAGTCCGCAGTTGTTGATATAACTAAATTTGGTGCAGTTGACGGTGGCTGTATCACTGAG GCTCTAACTTCTGCATGGAGGGAAGCCTGTCAATCACCTATCCCAAGTAGAGTATTCATTCCACCAGGAAATTACACATTAGGAAAAGTGTGTTTGGAAGGTCCCTGCAAATCTTCAATTGAGGTTGAAGTTAAAGGCACCATAAAGTCCGTAAACCATCCATCGGATGAGTTTTGGATTGAATTCAATATAATCACAGGATTCAAACTATTTGGTGGTGGAATTTTTGATGGCGACGGAGCCAAAACTTGGGAAATATGTGAAGCCAGTGATGATGGCTGCAAGAAGAAAAGCACG GGTTTAAACTTCAACAACATCACTGATGGGACTATCGAAAATATAACTTCTTTGAACGCCAAACATTTTCATATGGGTGTTGTGGACAGTACTGATGTATGTCTCAGTCACTTAACCATAATTGCGCCAGCTGAGAGCCCAAATACTGATGGAATCCACATCGGACATTCAACCAACGTTAATGTTAGCGATTCATGGATCGCAACGGGCGACGACTGTATCGGCTTCGTCGGCGGAACCAAACATATAACCGTCTCAAATGTAATTTGTGGGCCTGGTCATGGCATTAGCGTAGGAAGCTTAGGAAAATACCCGGATGAGGGTCCTCTATCTCATATCACTGTCAGGGATTGCCGTTTCAACAATACTGACAATGGTGTCAGAATCAAAACTTGGCCTGATCGCTATGAAAACTCAGCAAGTGATTTGCATTTTGAGAATATCATAATGTACAATGTCTCTAATCCTATTATTATAGATCAAAACTATTGTGGAGGAAAAAAATGCAGTAAG GGTCAATCAAAAGTTAAGCTGAACAATATCATCTTCAGAAATATAACGGGTACCTCGGCAGATCCGTGCGCTGTAACGCTTGCATGTAGCACTGGTACATGTGAGGGTGTGGAGCTTAGTGAGATTAACCTCGCACCCGCTGTAGCGGCTGAAAAGCTTATATCCGAGTGTAAAAATGTTCAACCCAATGTTGTTGGTAGAATGAACCCGCCCGCGTGTACCGGCCCAGTTGAGATCAGCGGCAAGCTGGGTGGAGGTGGAGATAAAGTTGGAACAAATAATAGCACTGTTACCGGCTCAGTTGAGATCGGCGGCTAG
- the LOC123224476 gene encoding F-box/kelch-repeat protein At3g06240-like, producing MGTTNSQWEELMKNTMSQNLPNEIVIDILSRLPVKSIVKFKCVSKPWRSLFSDPKFIELHLNRAIAKNSHCLLVRHVVDPDEKIYSKWNKALLGDIDRLEVPLQNKGNNYLTVKSGNSMICVGRYRDHEEIYSLRNSETSEDFARLEVPGQSITNYFSIVGCGSGLVCLNEANFNGSYHSLNSFFWNPATREFRALPRYFINRFTSSLVVVGLGFAFVPMTNDYKVVRILYFIESKVHEVEVFSLNTDCWSKVDADIQCNITSQLSQAYVNGSLHWMATKRDDDGNTHYSIFSFNMVEETFGMLMLPKCCEKDLFPSHKLLTMFAGSLVVFVFNPYQLNKSCDMWVMKEYGVAKSWTKTFSIVNEVEVMIPLGIFDNGEIIMEKEKDGELYSFDPRAKQGKSLSLYQPARIVKYIESLVSPQGRDRIAGSVSAPSTSQVEAGSV from the coding sequence ATGGGAACCACAAATTCTCAATGGGAAGAATTGATGAAAAACACAATGTCCCAAAACCTCCCTAATGAGATTGTGATTGATATCCTGTCAAGGTTGCCAGTTAAGTCAATTGTCAAGTTTAAGTGTGTAAGCAAGCCTTGGCGCTCATTGTTTAGTGACCCTAAGTTCATTGAGTTGCATCTCAATCGAGCTATTGCCAAAAACAGTCACTGTCTTTTGGTGAGGCATGTGGTTGACCCAGATGaaaaaatttactcaaaatGGAATAAAGCATTGCTTGGAGATATTGATAGGCTTGAAGTTCCCCTTCAGAATAAAGGGAATAATTACTTAACAGTGAAATCCGGAAATTCGATGATCTGCGTGGGGAGATACAGGGACCATGAAGAGATTTACTCTCTGCGTAATTCTGAAACTTCTGAAGATTTTGCAAGGCTAGAAGTTCCTGGTCAAAGCATAACCAATTATTTCTCCATTGTGGGGTGCGGCAGTGGATTAGTTTGTCTCAATGAGGCAAATTTTAATGGCTCATATCATAGCCTCAACTCATTTTTCTGGAACCCAGCAACCAGAGAATTCAGAGCCCTTCCTAGGTACTTCATCAACAGGTTCACCAGCTCACTTGTTGTGGTTGGTCTTGGATTTGCATTTGTTCCCATGACCAATGACTACAAAGTGGTTAGAATTCTCTACTTCATCGAAAGCAAAGTTCATGAAGTTGAGGTGTTTTCACTAAACACTGATTGTTGGAGCAAGGTTGATGCAGACATCCAGTGCAACATCACTAGTCAGCTTTCACAAGCGTATGTGAATGGATCATTACACTGGATGGCTACTAAGAGGGATGATGATGGCAATACCCATTACTCCATTTTTTCATTCAACATGGTTGAAGAAACTTTTGGCATGTTGATGCTGCCCAAATGCTGTGAGAAAGATCTCTTTCCTTCACATAAATTGCTCACAATGTTTGCAGGATCTCTTGTTGTGTTTGTTTTTAATCCTTACCAGTTGAATAAGAGTTGTGACATGTGGGTTATGAAGGAGTATGGAGTGGCAAAGTCTTGGACTAAAACATTCTCAATAGTAAATGAAGTGGAAGTCATGATACCATTAGGCATATTTGATAATGGCGAAATAATAATGGAAAAGGAGAAAGATGGGGAGTTATATTCATTTGATCCAAGGGCTAAGCAAGGAAAAAGTCTGAGCTTGTATCAGCCTGCTCGTATTGTCAAATACATAGAGAGCCTAGTATCTCCTCAAGGAAGAGATAGAATTGCAGGTTCAGTTTCTGCTCCTTCCACAAGTCAGGTTGAGGCTGGAAGTGTCTAG
- the LOC123223455 gene encoding polygalacturonase-like has protein sequence MAKMTNLAIILFFGLSLISTAKAHESAVVDITKFGAVDGGCITEALSSAWKEACQSPVPSRVFIPPGNYTLGKVCLEGPCNNPIEIEVKGTIKAVNDIVDEFWIEFNKITGFKLFGGGVFDGDGAKAWEKCEASGGCKKKSMGLKFNCVNNGTIEDITSLNAKQFHMSVVGSTNLCLSRLTITAPGESPNTDGIHIGHSTNVNVTDSCIATGDDCIAFVGGTKQTTVSNVICGPGHGISVGSLGKYPKEEPLSCITVKDCRFNNTDNGVRIKTWPDLYENSASELHFENIIMNNVSNPIIIDQNYCGGKKCSQGQSKVKLSNIIFRNITGTSADPCAVKLACSSGTCEGVELSEIDLAPAVAAEQLISVCNNVRPNVVGKMNPPACTGPV, from the exons ATGGCCAAAATGACAAACCTCGccattattttgttctttggGCTGTCGTTGATATCAACAGCTAAAGCTCATGAGTCCGCAGTTGTTGATATAACTAAATTTGGTGCAGTTGACGGTGGCTGTATCACCGAG GCTCTATCTTCTGCATGGAAGGAAGCCTGTCAATCACCTGTCCCAAGTAGGGTATTTATTCCACCAGGAAATTACACATTAGGAAAAGTGTGTTTGGAAGGTCCCTGCAATAATCCGATTGAGATTGAAGTTAAAGGCACCATAAAGGCCGTAAACGATATAGTGGATGAGTTTTGGATTGAGTTCAATAAAATCACAGGATTTAAACTGTTTGGTGGTGGAGTTTTTGATGGCGACGGAGCCAAAGCTTGGGAAAAATGTGAAGCTAGCGGTGGCTGCAAGAAGAAGAGTATG GGTTTAAAGTTCAACTGCGTAAATAATGGGACTATCGAAGATATAACTTCTTTGAATGCTAAACAATTTCATATGAGCGTTGTGGGTAGTACTAATCTATGTCTCAGTCGCTTAACTATAACTGCGCCTGGTGAGAGCCCGAACACTGATGGAATCCACATCGGACATTCAACCAACGTCAATGTTACCGATTCATGCATCGCAACGGGCGATGATTGTATCGCCTTCGTCGGTGGAACCAAGCAAACCACCGTCTCAAATGTAATTTGTGGGCCTGGTCATGGCATTAGCGTAGGAAGCTTAGGAAAATACCCAAAAGAGGAGCCTCTATCTTGTATCACTGTCAAGGATTGCCGTTTCAACAATACTGACAATGGTGTGAGAATCAAAACTTGGCCTGATCTCTATGAAAACTCAGCAAGTGAATTGCATTTTGAGAATATCATAATGAACAATGTCTCCAATCCTATTATCATAGATCAAAACTACTGTGGAGGAAAAAAATGCAGTCAG GGTCAATCAAAAGTTAAGCTAAGCAATATCATTTTCAGAAATATAACGGGTACCTCAGCAGATCCGTGCGCTGTAAAGCTTGCTTGTAGCTCTGGTACATGTGAAGGTGTGGAGCTTAGTGAGATTGACCTCGCACCCGCTGTGGCGGCTGAACAGCTTATATCAGTGTGTAACAATGTTCGACCCAATGTTGTTGGTAAAATGAACCCACCGGCGTGTACCGGCCCAGTTTAA